The Montipora capricornis isolate CH-2021 chromosome 1, ASM3666992v2, whole genome shotgun sequence genome contains a region encoding:
- the LOC138039157 gene encoding myeloid differentiation primary response protein MyD88-like isoform X1, with protein MERKGSLKMKVMKMKRKFKLKSGRKETDKPVEPKPDQCIIEGPEPLLVTIHDSMKRKDDPQSDETLPAENSQAEEELTPSPSENEECKKKSADIGALDCDEKLIEDLPPEAKKVLMELLQRLSHGKDYRGLASKLGFDMQYIYYLQSLNEPVTVLLNAIKHKKISEVISILDDIGRKDAAEDLRHFEELTPSRSENEERKKKSDETKTLRESYDAFLCFAKNATPDSKFVKDLIERMEAPPYNLHLCRADRDFLGGGSYHENTAVVIEKICKKFVVILSQNFEKSEGALYESQIAITLSPGAQQQRIIPILLEDAYRKDIPKPMAHLTYLDYPRAEGDIPNFWNRLARSLGWIPSQKSSKTRFPVSSECVKSSTSRGSSRFTDRIRLRKSKKKTK; from the exons ATGGAAAGGAAAGGGTCATTGAAAATGAAGGTTATGAAGATGAAGAGAAAATTCAAGCTGAAATCAGGAAGAAAAGAAACTGATAAGCCAGTTGAACCAAAGCCAGATCAATGCATAATAGAGGGGCCAGAGCCCTTACTGGTCACCATTCATGACAGCATGAAACGCAAGGATGATCCACAGTCTGATGAAACATTGCCTGCTGAGAATTCCCAAGCAGAGGAAG AGTTAACTCCATCTCCAAGTGAAAATGAggaatgcaagaaaaaaagtg CTGACATTGGAGCATTGGATTGCGATGAGAAGCTGATAGAGGATTTACCTCCTGAAGCCAAAAAGGTTTTAATGGAGTTATTGCAACGACTTTCACATGGAAAAGACTACAGAGGACTGGCAAGCAAACTGGGCTTTGACATGCAGTACATTTATTACCTACAAAGCTTGAACGAACCAGTTACCGTGTTATTAAATGCTATCAAACACAAGAAGATTTCTGAGGTGATTTCAATTTTGGATGACATAGGAAGAAAGGATGCTGCAGAAGACCTTCGTCATTTCGAAG AGTTAACTCCATCTCGAAGTGAAAATGAGGAACGCAAGAAAAAAAGTG ATGAGACTAAAACAC TTCGTGAGAGTTATGatgctttcctttgttttgcgaaaaatgctACACCAGATAGCAAGTTTGTGAAAGATCTTATAGAAAGAATGGAAGCACCACCATACAATTTACATCTTTGCCGGGCTGACCGTGACTTCCTTGGAGGAGGTTCCTACCATGAAAACACTGCTGTGGTCATTGAAAAAATATGCAAAAAATTTGTGGTTATTTTGTCCCAGAATTTTGAAAAGAGTGAAGGAGCACTCTACGAGTCTCAAATTGCAATAACCCTTTCACCAG GAGCACAGCAGCAGCGCATCATCCCCATTCTTTTAGAAGATGCATACCGTAAAGACATACCAAAGCCAATGGCTCACCTTACATATCTGGATTATCCTCGAGCAGAGGGAGACATACCCAACTTCTGGAATAGATTAGCGCGGTCTTTAGGATGGATACCAAGTCAGAAGTCAAGTAAAACAA GGTTTCCTGTTTCAAGTGAATGTGTTAAATCCAGTACATCAAGGGGCTCGTCAAGGTTCACTGATAGGATTCGTTTGAGAAAGAGCAAGAAAAAGACGAAATAA
- the LOC138039157 gene encoding myeloid differentiation primary response protein MyD88-like isoform X2: MERKGSLKMKVMKMKRKFKLKSGRKETDKPVEPKPDQCIIEGPEPLLVTIHDSMKRKDDPQSDETLPAENSQAEEELTPSPSENEECKKKSADIGALDCDEKLIEDLPPEAKKVLMELLQRLSHGKDYRGLASKLGFDMQYIYYLQSLNEPVTVLLNAIKHKKISEVISILDDIGRKDAAEDLRHFEELTPSRSENEERKKKSDETKTLRESYDAFLCFAKNATPDSKFVKDLIERMEAPPYNLHLCRADRDFLGGGSYHENTAVVIEKICKKFVVILSQNFEKSEGALYESQIAITLSPGAQQQRIIPILLEDAYRKDIPKPMAHLTYLDYPRAEGDIPNFWNRLARSLGWIPSQKSSKTSN; the protein is encoded by the exons ATGGAAAGGAAAGGGTCATTGAAAATGAAGGTTATGAAGATGAAGAGAAAATTCAAGCTGAAATCAGGAAGAAAAGAAACTGATAAGCCAGTTGAACCAAAGCCAGATCAATGCATAATAGAGGGGCCAGAGCCCTTACTGGTCACCATTCATGACAGCATGAAACGCAAGGATGATCCACAGTCTGATGAAACATTGCCTGCTGAGAATTCCCAAGCAGAGGAAG AGTTAACTCCATCTCCAAGTGAAAATGAggaatgcaagaaaaaaagtg CTGACATTGGAGCATTGGATTGCGATGAGAAGCTGATAGAGGATTTACCTCCTGAAGCCAAAAAGGTTTTAATGGAGTTATTGCAACGACTTTCACATGGAAAAGACTACAGAGGACTGGCAAGCAAACTGGGCTTTGACATGCAGTACATTTATTACCTACAAAGCTTGAACGAACCAGTTACCGTGTTATTAAATGCTATCAAACACAAGAAGATTTCTGAGGTGATTTCAATTTTGGATGACATAGGAAGAAAGGATGCTGCAGAAGACCTTCGTCATTTCGAAG AGTTAACTCCATCTCGAAGTGAAAATGAGGAACGCAAGAAAAAAAGTG ATGAGACTAAAACAC TTCGTGAGAGTTATGatgctttcctttgttttgcgaaaaatgctACACCAGATAGCAAGTTTGTGAAAGATCTTATAGAAAGAATGGAAGCACCACCATACAATTTACATCTTTGCCGGGCTGACCGTGACTTCCTTGGAGGAGGTTCCTACCATGAAAACACTGCTGTGGTCATTGAAAAAATATGCAAAAAATTTGTGGTTATTTTGTCCCAGAATTTTGAAAAGAGTGAAGGAGCACTCTACGAGTCTCAAATTGCAATAACCCTTTCACCAG GAGCACAGCAGCAGCGCATCATCCCCATTCTTTTAGAAGATGCATACCGTAAAGACATACCAAAGCCAATGGCTCACCTTACATATCTGGATTATCCTCGAGCAGAGGGAGACATACCCAACTTCTGGAATAGATTAGCGCGGTCTTTAGGATGGATACCAAGTCAGAAGTCAAGTAAAACAAGTAACTGA